From a single Sphingobium lignivorans genomic region:
- a CDS encoding class II aldolase/adducin family protein produces the protein MTVLTALRPKAIDRSFAEPSDKGSPLAFAIPQADPDPAVERLYRKQRLAGALRIFARQGFDFGMAGHFVARDPEWTDHFWVNAWGKPFSLTRVSDLVLVGPDGGVVGSDRTYNRAAYAIHYPILRKRPEIVSSVHVHSVYGKTWSAVGREIQPLTQDLTAFYQDHVVFDAYEGLMGRGEGEAIAETLGAHKAAVLLNHGLLTVGTSVEVAAWWFIAFEDACRVQLLAEGAGTPKPLPHEMARKLGSTKLGIGNDTFAWASFHNLWQEIVQREPDFLE, from the coding sequence ATGACCGTCCTCACCGCCCTGCGCCCCAAGGCCATCGACCGTAGTTTCGCCGAACCCAGCGACAAGGGCAGTCCGCTCGCCTTCGCGATTCCGCAGGCCGATCCCGATCCGGCCGTGGAACGCCTCTACCGCAAGCAGCGTCTGGCGGGCGCCTTGCGCATCTTCGCCCGGCAGGGCTTCGATTTCGGCATGGCCGGCCATTTTGTCGCGCGCGATCCGGAGTGGACCGATCATTTCTGGGTGAATGCCTGGGGCAAGCCCTTCTCGCTGACCAGAGTTTCCGATCTCGTGCTGGTCGGGCCCGATGGCGGCGTGGTCGGCAGCGATCGCACTTATAATCGCGCGGCCTATGCCATCCATTATCCGATCCTCCGCAAGCGGCCCGAGATCGTCTCGTCGGTCCATGTCCACTCGGTCTATGGCAAGACATGGTCCGCTGTAGGCCGCGAGATCCAGCCGCTCACGCAGGATCTGACGGCCTTTTACCAGGATCATGTCGTGTTCGATGCCTATGAGGGGCTGATGGGGCGCGGCGAAGGCGAGGCGATCGCCGAAACATTGGGGGCGCACAAGGCCGCCGTCCTGCTCAATCACGGCCTGCTCACGGTCGGCACGTCCGTCGAGGTCGCGGCCTGGTGGTTCATCGCCTTCGAGGATGCGTGCCGCGTGCAGTTGCTCGCCGAGGGGGCGGGCACGCCGAAGCCGCTGCCGCACGAGATGGCCCGCAAGCTCGGCTCGACCAAGCTCGGCATCGGCAACGACACCTTCGCCTGGGCCTCGTTTCACAATCTCTGGCAGGAGATTGTCCAGCGCGAACCGGATTTCCTCGAATGA
- a CDS encoding TonB-dependent receptor, which produces MKTDNHIFVGATSARIRFASSSVIAAMLAMGLPVLAQAEDGAAALAPADTGLAAADDGSREAGDIVVTAERRETSIQRTPLAVTAVDAETQRERGVVALRDLVGIAPGLEAPAGPMRGTESTQQLYIRGIGTASPAYYGAVGLYLDDVYIPRMYGNGGIDFPDVERIEILRGPQGTLYGQNTSAGAIKIVSRKPSEETSGWVRGAYGTFDTVELAGYLTGPLADGLSASLAASTRRNDGYVYNETLGRNVRRVNISQYSAKLRYNPDDRLDAVLSINFTRDRSDNGDIIAEGYRDSGPRRTYGNIDPRNSNDALGINLNVSYALNDHLTLRSITAGRGFDYYGPWDFDGRPEDLSGFLLFVNQRQFSQELQLIGDAGRLSYIVGGLFFHEDYEASRPSWFNRNYSGLHSHTDTSNVGLYAQVGYQATDALKLVLGARLHHEWQTFSDYGFATDASFKELSRTWSVSDLKYDNTAFTPRIALEYQATPDIFAYVSVTRGSKSGGYNPLAGALVVAEYPVGPEKVTAYEGGLKTRLLDRRLTFNVAAFYNDFRDYQASVQSPIIDGRPVIGNVVVNAGRAHTYGLEIETIAHLTDTFTLNGNVAILRTKFDKFINPTGNANTDYTGKELTGAPRHSFGVQANWQLPLPTEAELRFNAGLRYVEKSWTDQANTIPTSNQTYVDAAISYTDPTGHWLLSVRGKNLFDKQYVHSRTFDAIANISTVSYAPPRTILGEVRYSF; this is translated from the coding sequence ATGAAAACAGATAATCATATATTTGTCGGGGCAACTTCGGCGCGTATTCGCTTCGCGTCATCCAGCGTTATCGCCGCCATGCTGGCCATGGGCCTGCCCGTGCTGGCGCAGGCCGAGGATGGCGCCGCGGCGCTTGCGCCAGCCGATACCGGCCTCGCCGCCGCAGATGACGGGAGCCGTGAGGCGGGCGATATCGTCGTCACGGCGGAGCGACGCGAGACCTCCATCCAGCGCACGCCGCTGGCCGTCACCGCCGTCGATGCCGAGACGCAGCGCGAGCGGGGTGTTGTGGCGCTGCGCGATCTGGTCGGCATCGCGCCCGGCCTCGAGGCGCCAGCAGGTCCGATGCGCGGCACGGAAAGCACCCAGCAGCTCTATATCCGCGGCATCGGCACGGCCAGCCCGGCTTATTATGGCGCGGTCGGCCTCTATCTGGACGACGTCTATATCCCGCGCATGTACGGGAATGGCGGCATCGATTTTCCCGATGTCGAGCGGATCGAGATCCTGCGCGGGCCGCAGGGCACGCTTTACGGGCAGAATACCAGCGCGGGCGCCATCAAGATCGTTTCGCGCAAGCCCTCCGAGGAAACATCGGGCTGGGTGCGCGGCGCTTATGGCACGTTCGATACGGTGGAACTCGCCGGCTACCTCACCGGCCCGCTGGCCGATGGCCTGTCCGCCAGCCTGGCGGCCAGCACCCGGCGCAACGACGGCTATGTCTATAACGAGACGCTCGGCAGGAACGTCCGCCGGGTCAATATCAGCCAGTATAGCGCCAAGCTTCGCTACAATCCTGACGACCGGCTGGATGCCGTCCTGTCGATCAACTTCACCCGCGACCGGTCGGACAATGGCGACATCATCGCCGAAGGCTATCGCGATTCCGGACCGCGGCGCACCTATGGCAATATCGATCCGCGCAACAGCAATGATGCGCTCGGGATCAATCTCAACGTCAGCTATGCGCTGAACGACCATCTGACGCTCCGGTCCATCACGGCCGGCCGAGGTTTCGACTATTATGGTCCCTGGGATTTCGACGGGCGGCCCGAGGATCTGAGCGGCTTCCTGCTGTTCGTGAATCAGCGGCAGTTCAGCCAGGAACTGCAGCTCATCGGGGATGCGGGACGCTTGTCCTACATCGTCGGCGGCCTGTTCTTCCATGAGGATTATGAGGCGTCGCGCCCGTCCTGGTTCAATCGCAACTATTCCGGGCTCCATTCACACACCGATACCTCGAATGTCGGCCTTTATGCACAGGTCGGCTATCAGGCCACGGACGCGCTCAAGCTGGTGCTCGGCGCCCGCCTGCACCATGAGTGGCAGACCTTCTCCGACTATGGTTTCGCCACGGACGCCAGCTTCAAGGAGCTGTCGCGGACCTGGTCGGTCAGCGATCTCAAATATGACAACACGGCCTTCACGCCCAGGATCGCCCTGGAATACCAGGCGACCCCGGACATCTTCGCCTATGTGAGCGTGACCAGGGGCTCGAAGTCGGGCGGCTACAATCCGCTGGCCGGCGCGCTCGTCGTGGCGGAATATCCGGTCGGCCCGGAAAAGGTGACTGCCTATGAGGGCGGGCTCAAGACGCGCCTTTTGGATCGGCGCCTGACCTTCAACGTGGCGGCCTTCTACAATGACTTCCGCGATTATCAGGCCTCGGTCCAGTCGCCGATCATCGACGGGCGGCCGGTCATCGGCAATGTCGTCGTCAATGCCGGCCGCGCCCATACCTATGGGCTGGAAATCGAGACGATCGCGCATCTCACCGACACGTTCACGCTGAACGGCAATGTCGCCATCCTGCGCACTAAGTTCGACAAGTTCATCAATCCGACCGGCAACGCCAATACGGATTATACCGGCAAGGAACTGACAGGGGCCCCGCGCCACAGCTTCGGCGTGCAGGCGAACTGGCAGCTACCGCTGCCGACGGAGGCCGAACTGCGCTTCAACGCCGGCCTTCGCTATGTGGAGAAGAGCTGGACCGATCAGGCCAACACCATCCCCACCAGCAACCAGACCTATGTCGACGCGGCGATCAGCTACACCGACCCGACCGGTCACTGGCTGCTGAGCGTGCGGGGCAAGAACCTGTTCGACAAGCAATATGTCCACAGCCGCACGTTCGACGCGATCGCCAACATCTCGACCGTCTCATACGCCCCGCCCCGCACGATCCTGGGCGAGGTCCGATACAGCTTCTGA
- a CDS encoding ImmA/IrrE family metallo-endopeptidase, with amino-acid sequence MAEINPEILIWARKTAGLDLETAARKIALNAARGMSGAERLAAIEAGEVMPSAALLRRMAEKYHRPILTFYLPTVPAPPQLGQDFRTLPDQGDESNILLATLLRDVKARQALVRETLEEDEDAVEVDLVGSAKGIRNAAELGAAIARAIDFDRAAYRAHAKGEEAFAYLRTLVEGKGVFVLLAGDCGHWSTAIEVGIFRGFAIADRLAPFIVINDQDAKSAWAFTLLHELAHLLIGETGVSGGTPAAGIEQLCNDAAAAVLVDRAEVVDLKRLLRDGDGDINVIEVFADKARISQSMVAYQLFRVGVIDEVRWTELRDTFRRLWVTQKDRERERNRGKDGGPNWYVVRRHRLGSAILAVARQGMADGSLTPTRAARMLGVKPMNVYPLLAEPRRANA; translated from the coding sequence GTGGCAGAGATAAACCCCGAGATTCTGATCTGGGCACGCAAGACCGCTGGTCTTGATCTGGAGACGGCTGCCCGCAAGATCGCGCTCAACGCCGCGCGCGGTATGTCCGGGGCTGAGCGGCTGGCAGCGATTGAGGCTGGCGAGGTGATGCCGAGCGCAGCGCTGCTTCGCCGGATGGCGGAAAAATACCACCGCCCGATCCTGACATTCTACCTGCCGACGGTGCCCGCGCCGCCGCAGCTGGGGCAGGATTTTCGTACGCTGCCGGATCAAGGCGACGAGTCCAACATTTTACTCGCCACCTTGCTACGCGACGTCAAGGCAAGGCAGGCACTAGTGCGCGAGACGCTTGAGGAAGACGAAGACGCTGTGGAGGTCGACCTCGTCGGATCCGCAAAAGGTATCCGCAACGCCGCCGAACTAGGTGCCGCGATCGCCCGCGCAATTGATTTTGACCGAGCCGCATACCGCGCACACGCAAAGGGCGAGGAGGCGTTCGCGTATCTCCGCACGCTGGTGGAGGGCAAAGGCGTGTTCGTCCTGCTAGCAGGTGACTGCGGGCACTGGTCCACCGCAATTGAGGTCGGCATTTTCCGCGGTTTCGCGATCGCCGATCGCTTGGCACCCTTCATCGTAATCAATGACCAAGACGCGAAGTCCGCCTGGGCCTTTACCCTTCTGCACGAGTTGGCCCACCTACTGATTGGCGAGACCGGTGTCAGCGGCGGCACACCGGCGGCTGGTATCGAGCAGCTATGCAATGATGCTGCCGCAGCAGTCCTTGTCGACCGCGCGGAGGTGGTCGATTTGAAGCGGCTTCTCCGCGACGGTGATGGCGACATCAACGTAATCGAAGTTTTCGCCGATAAAGCTCGCATCAGCCAGTCGATGGTTGCGTATCAATTGTTTCGCGTCGGCGTGATCGACGAGGTTCGTTGGACCGAGCTGCGGGACACTTTCCGCCGCCTGTGGGTCACGCAGAAGGACCGCGAGCGCGAAAGAAACCGAGGCAAAGACGGTGGCCCCAACTGGTATGTCGTGCGTCGGCACCGGCTTGGCTCCGCGATCTTGGCAGTCGCGCGGCAAGGAATGGCCGACGGCTCCCTGACACCGACGCGCGCGGCGAGGATGTTGGGGGTGAAGCCAATGAACGTCTACCCGCTTCTCGCTGAACCGCGACGGGCAAACGCCTGA
- a CDS encoding LysR substrate-binding domain-containing protein encodes MNEPRLPPLTALRALEACSRLRSFARAAEELGVTPGAVTQHIRTIEDWVGTPLFRRTGREVLLTELLEEALPTLREGFDRLAETGRILRSGGRSGRVVSLSAPPSFASKWLLPRLDRFREMHPSIEVWVSADMQLVDFLNTNVDLAIRYGGGAYDGLVAEKLLEETVLPVASPALAEKLGFGDNPDRLLGAPLLHDASDEGDPSCPDWPMWFQARNVRGAETRIGPRYNQSSLVIEEAVAGKGIALARRVIAEMDLDAGRLVPLLPDETRLAFAYWLVWPRGRTLRAPVRAFISWLMSETAKDGLPRPHDPGIMSGA; translated from the coding sequence ATGAACGAACCCCGCTTGCCCCCGCTGACGGCGCTTCGGGCGCTGGAAGCCTGCAGCCGGCTGCGCAGCTTCGCCAGGGCTGCCGAGGAACTGGGCGTCACGCCAGGCGCGGTCACGCAGCATATCCGCACGATCGAGGATTGGGTCGGCACACCGCTCTTCAGGCGGACCGGTCGCGAGGTGCTGCTGACCGAGCTTCTCGAGGAAGCGCTTCCCACGCTGCGCGAAGGCTTCGACCGGCTTGCGGAGACAGGTCGAATCCTGCGCTCGGGCGGACGGTCCGGCCGCGTCGTCTCGCTCTCGGCCCCGCCCTCATTCGCGTCGAAATGGCTGTTGCCCAGGTTGGACCGGTTCCGGGAGATGCACCCCAGTATCGAGGTCTGGGTGTCGGCGGACATGCAACTGGTCGATTTCCTGAACACCAATGTCGACCTTGCCATCCGCTATGGCGGCGGCGCTTATGATGGCCTTGTCGCCGAAAAGCTGCTGGAGGAGACGGTCCTTCCGGTCGCATCGCCAGCTCTGGCGGAGAAGCTCGGATTCGGCGACAATCCAGACCGGCTCCTCGGGGCGCCGCTGCTCCATGACGCGAGCGACGAAGGCGACCCGTCCTGCCCCGACTGGCCGATGTGGTTCCAGGCGCGCAATGTGCGCGGCGCTGAAACGCGCATCGGCCCGCGCTACAACCAGAGCAGCCTCGTCATCGAGGAAGCCGTTGCCGGAAAGGGCATCGCGCTGGCGCGGCGCGTCATTGCCGAGATGGACCTCGACGCCGGCCGTCTCGTCCCGCTGCTGCCGGACGAAACGCGGCTCGCCTTTGCCTATTGGCTCGTCTGGCCGCGCGGCCGGACGCTGCGCGCGCCGGTTCGCGCCTTCATTTCCTGGCTGATGAGCGAGACCGCCAAGGACGGCCTCCCGCGGCCACATGATCCCGGCATCATGTCCGGCGCCTGA
- a CDS encoding MFS transporter: MRPSVLSDVERLRGFAIVAILFLSSALNGGTTLAKGVFFDGLSHEFDLGSAATAALLSTTQFVGIASTLLGGWFLRHNRTPQYWLAGAALLDGLGYAWAGVAQSYSQLVAAYFLIGAGAGAAVMMPLVLRNWFPHHTGTVLGITMAGITAGGVIVTPLINLVVEQWGWRAGYLALAVPAVLVLVPLYLAVLRFAPASSRPVAVGAAAERSAGAADPEQDGFTILQATATPTFWLLLIAKFIFFAVCFSFFLFFVPSLKEAGYSSSEAVLAMSSIYFLASLSKLGFGYASDRIGVRKILIGSLLATSVILLLMIHMGGRAQIYGFVLLYGLVYSAPLVLFTVIVLDVFGRRHFTALTAVINVVANVGSAVGPIIGGWILDQTDRSFTTLYAASAVAFLISGLLVLASGRPVRRAARTGTDQLILTGEPT, translated from the coding sequence ATGCGTCCTTCTGTCCTGAGCGATGTCGAACGGCTGCGTGGTTTTGCCATCGTCGCCATCCTGTTCCTCTCCAGCGCCCTCAATGGTGGCACGACGCTCGCCAAGGGCGTGTTCTTCGATGGCCTGAGCCACGAGTTCGATCTCGGCTCGGCGGCGACGGCGGCGCTGCTCAGCACCACCCAGTTCGTCGGCATCGCCTCGACACTGCTCGGCGGCTGGTTCCTCCGTCACAACCGCACGCCGCAATATTGGCTGGCGGGCGCCGCGCTGCTCGACGGTCTGGGTTATGCCTGGGCGGGCGTGGCGCAGAGCTATTCGCAGCTTGTCGCAGCCTATTTCCTGATCGGCGCGGGCGCCGGTGCGGCTGTGATGATGCCGCTGGTGCTGCGCAACTGGTTCCCGCACCATACCGGCACCGTGCTCGGCATCACCATGGCGGGCATCACTGCGGGCGGTGTCATCGTCACCCCGCTCATCAACCTCGTGGTCGAGCAATGGGGCTGGCGCGCCGGCTATCTCGCGCTGGCGGTACCGGCGGTGCTTGTCCTCGTGCCGCTCTATCTGGCGGTGCTGCGCTTTGCCCCGGCATCGTCGCGACCTGTTGCGGTCGGGGCGGCCGCCGAGCGCAGCGCCGGTGCGGCCGATCCGGAACAGGACGGTTTCACCATCCTGCAGGCAACGGCAACGCCGACCTTCTGGCTTCTGCTGATCGCCAAGTTCATTTTCTTCGCCGTCTGCTTCTCCTTCTTTCTCTTCTTCGTGCCTTCCCTCAAGGAGGCGGGCTATTCGAGCTCGGAGGCGGTGCTGGCAATGAGCAGCATCTATTTCCTGGCGTCGCTCTCCAAGCTCGGATTCGGCTATGCGTCGGACCGGATCGGGGTCCGCAAGATCCTGATCGGCTCGTTGCTCGCGACCTCCGTCATCCTGCTGCTGATGATCCATATGGGTGGTCGCGCGCAGATCTATGGCTTCGTGCTGCTTTATGGCCTCGTCTATTCGGCGCCGCTGGTGCTGTTCACCGTCATCGTGCTCGATGTGTTCGGTCGCCGCCATTTCACGGCGCTGACCGCGGTGATCAACGTCGTGGCGAATGTCGGCAGCGCCGTCGGGCCCATAATCGGCGGATGGATCCTCGACCAGACCGATCGGTCCTTCACGACGCTCTATGCGGCCAGCGCGGTCGCATTCCTCATATCGGGCCTGCTCGTGCTCGCGTCCGGCCGTCCGGTCCGCCGTGCCGCGCGCACGGGCACCGACCAGCTCATCCTCACCGGAGAACCCACATGA
- a CDS encoding dienelactone hydrolase family protein encodes MALQDIVILEDEGKQFGATLAVPASGAGQAVLLLPEVYGVNEDIRGIAAWLAEAGYVVLVPDLFWQQDAGVTFAYADREAAGAAFRALGAFDGYYALVEPALAALKARPEVSGERVALLGIGMGGIIAYRALASGQGDLGAVYYPALLDLALAPQFDAPLLYQVAQNDKIARPGLYDDAKTAFADRPNVEIVLHEGAEHGFASPGRPEYDQAAADRANALTLAFLEKAFERELS; translated from the coding sequence GTGGCACTGCAGGATATCGTGATCCTCGAAGATGAGGGAAAGCAATTTGGCGCGACGCTGGCCGTGCCCGCGAGCGGAGCGGGGCAGGCAGTCCTGCTGCTGCCCGAGGTCTATGGTGTGAACGAGGATATTCGCGGGATTGCGGCCTGGCTCGCCGAGGCCGGTTATGTCGTGCTCGTGCCGGATCTTTTCTGGCAACAGGACGCGGGCGTGACCTTTGCCTATGCCGACCGTGAGGCCGCGGGCGCCGCCTTCCGTGCACTCGGTGCGTTCGATGGCTATTATGCGCTGGTCGAACCGGCCCTTGCAGCACTCAAGGCGCGGCCGGAAGTGTCCGGCGAGCGGGTCGCCCTCCTGGGCATCGGCATGGGCGGCATCATCGCCTATCGCGCGCTGGCGAGCGGCCAGGGCGATCTGGGTGCCGTCTATTATCCGGCGCTGCTCGATCTCGCGCTGGCGCCGCAGTTCGACGCGCCCTTGCTCTACCAGGTTGCACAGAACGACAAGATCGCGCGACCGGGGCTTTATGACGACGCGAAGACGGCCTTTGCCGACCGCCCGAACGTCGAAATCGTGCTGCACGAAGGCGCCGAGCATGGCTTCGCGTCGCCGGGCCGGCCGGAATATGATCAGGCTGCCGCTGACCGCGCAAATGCGCTGACCCTGGCCTTTCTTGAAAAGGCCTTCGAGCGCGAGCTGAGCTGA
- a CDS encoding DUF4411 family protein → MLYLLDANALITAHNTWYGHKRVPEFWRWLIHHGEAGTIKLPQEIYAEVEAGKDELAAWMHDAATKKALMLAEDSDLDSVQMVLACYGNPLTEDDMITIGQDPFLIAAAVGKDDRCVVTAEVSKPTRTGARRHVPDVCGDCAVNWISPVAFIAELDFTTDWDCLEKLVG, encoded by the coding sequence ATGCTCTACTTACTGGACGCCAATGCGCTAATCACCGCGCACAACACCTGGTACGGGCACAAGCGCGTACCTGAGTTCTGGCGTTGGCTAATACATCATGGCGAAGCGGGCACGATCAAACTGCCGCAAGAGATTTACGCCGAGGTAGAGGCCGGCAAGGACGAGTTGGCGGCATGGATGCACGACGCTGCAACGAAGAAGGCGCTGATGCTCGCCGAGGACAGCGATCTGGACTCGGTCCAGATGGTGCTGGCTTGCTACGGAAATCCATTGACGGAAGATGACATGATCACGATCGGGCAAGACCCTTTCTTGATCGCAGCGGCCGTCGGAAAGGATGATCGCTGCGTCGTCACCGCCGAAGTGTCGAAGCCAACGAGAACGGGTGCCCGTCGACACGTCCCCGACGTCTGTGGCGATTGCGCCGTCAACTGGATTAGTCCGGTCGCGTTCATCGCTGAGCTCGATTTCACGACCGATTGGGACTGCTTAGAGAAGCTTGTGGGTTAG
- a CDS encoding Rieske 2Fe-2S domain-containing protein: protein MALTHEENEALTRVGPGTLMGDALRQYWHPVLRSEKLVADGPPVRVRLLGENFVAFRATDGRIGFFDEGCPHRCASLALAHNAGNGLRCIFHGWKIDVSGQIVHIPTEPKESALELASRVKVKHYPTWEAGGLVWVHLNTNGAPPKRPDFAFTHLPDAHVDVRVGKFNCNWLQAMEAVLDPAHLGQLHRSSFAENPIGGRKNPNHALETWKEQPALTFEALSTPYGFRQAAIRTMADGARHLNLRQFAAPYYSFLGSLDRYIILCVSVPHDDEWTSQFFISYNAARPLDPEWMEDLWLYANPDPDDIAGNIGSIDNMFGQDRAAMRAGHASGFPGRNFFHEDFIVQLSMGTIVDRTKENLGVSDSQISYVRRHLLKSAYDFRHGQQPWGLEEVDAFDYRKIQCGGKLLAPGEDWRGYDPYTEWAARIAAAAEADRTPEEPAAHSVRA, encoded by the coding sequence ATGGCACTGACGCACGAGGAAAATGAAGCGTTGACCCGGGTCGGGCCGGGCACGCTCATGGGCGATGCATTGCGCCAATATTGGCATCCGGTGCTCCGTTCCGAAAAGCTCGTGGCGGATGGGCCGCCGGTGCGCGTGCGTCTGCTCGGCGAGAATTTCGTGGCGTTCCGCGCCACGGACGGGCGCATCGGCTTCTTCGACGAAGGTTGCCCGCATCGCTGCGCCTCGCTCGCGCTGGCGCATAATGCGGGGAATGGCCTGCGCTGCATCTTCCACGGCTGGAAGATCGACGTCTCCGGCCAGATCGTCCATATCCCGACCGAGCCAAAGGAAAGCGCGCTCGAACTCGCCTCACGGGTCAAGGTGAAACATTATCCGACCTGGGAAGCGGGCGGGCTCGTCTGGGTGCATCTCAACACCAACGGCGCGCCGCCAAAACGGCCGGACTTCGCCTTCACGCATCTGCCCGACGCACATGTCGACGTGCGCGTCGGCAAGTTCAACTGCAACTGGCTGCAGGCGATGGAGGCCGTGCTGGACCCGGCACATCTGGGCCAGCTTCATCGCTCCTCCTTCGCGGAGAACCCCATCGGCGGGCGCAAGAACCCCAATCATGCGCTGGAGACATGGAAGGAGCAACCGGCGCTGACGTTCGAGGCGCTGTCCACGCCCTACGGTTTCCGCCAGGCGGCGATCCGGACCATGGCCGACGGCGCACGCCACCTCAATCTGCGCCAGTTCGCGGCGCCCTACTATTCCTTCCTGGGCTCGCTCGATCGGTACATCATCCTGTGCGTCTCGGTTCCGCATGACGATGAATGGACCTCGCAATTCTTCATCAGCTACAATGCGGCCCGCCCGCTCGATCCGGAATGGATGGAGGATCTCTGGCTCTACGCCAATCCCGACCCGGACGACATCGCCGGCAACATCGGCAGCATCGACAATATGTTCGGGCAGGACCGGGCCGCCATGCGGGCAGGCCATGCAAGCGGCTTCCCGGGCCGAAACTTCTTCCATGAGGATTTCATCGTCCAGCTCTCGATGGGCACGATCGTCGACCGGACAAAGGAGAATCTGGGCGTCAGCGACAGCCAGATCAGCTATGTGCGCCGGCACCTCCTCAAATCCGCCTACGACTTTCGCCACGGCCAGCAGCCCTGGGGGCTCGAGGAGGTCGATGCCTTCGATTATCGCAAGATCCAGTGCGGCGGGAAATTGCTGGCACCCGGCGAGGACTGGCGCGGCTATGACCCCTATACGGAATGGGCGGCCCGGATCGCGGCGGCGGCGGAAGCCGACCGCACCCCCGAAGAGCCGGCCGCCCATTCGGTTCGGGCATAG
- a CDS encoding IS1182 family transposase: MSRFVQGEDRRQDYLLPASLDDYVSADNPVRAVEAFIDALDLKALEFAGMTPAETGRPAYHPATMLKIYLYGYLNRVQSSRRLKRETQRNIELMWLTGRLAPDFKTIANFRQANGAAIQSVCSQFIVLCRQLGLFKRAVVAIDGSKMKAVDNRDKNYTAAKVASRMKQVQDNIDRYLDALDRTDREENDIAEPKAKRLTEKIARLRAQLRDLAAREEEVQNAPDQQVSLTDPDARAMASAGRGTSIVGYNLQAAVDAEHHLIVAHELLNIGYDRGQLAPMAAKAKDAMGVEALDAMADRGYFKGEDIRTCEGMGVTAFVPRPLTSGAKAQGRFGKQDFFYLEQENVYRCPAGKDLIYRYTSVEDGMTLHSYWSSNCQTCALHDQCTTGKERRVRRWEHEAVVEAMERRLDRRPEAMRIRRQTVEHPFGTLKSWMGSTHFQMKTLKHVRTEASLHILAYNFKRLVGILGVQPLIAAIQR; encoded by the coding sequence ATGAGCCGTTTCGTTCAGGGGGAAGACCGTCGGCAGGACTATCTACTGCCAGCATCGCTGGATGATTACGTGTCGGCAGACAACCCGGTTCGGGCGGTCGAGGCGTTCATCGATGCGCTCGATTTGAAGGCGCTGGAGTTCGCTGGAATGACGCCGGCTGAGACGGGCCGTCCTGCCTATCATCCAGCAACGATGCTCAAGATTTACCTCTACGGCTATTTGAACCGCGTCCAATCGAGCCGACGGCTCAAGCGTGAAACCCAACGGAACATTGAGCTGATGTGGCTGACGGGGCGACTGGCGCCCGACTTCAAGACGATCGCCAACTTCCGCCAGGCCAATGGCGCTGCGATCCAGTCTGTGTGCAGCCAGTTCATCGTTCTGTGCCGGCAGTTGGGGCTGTTCAAGCGCGCGGTTGTCGCGATCGACGGCAGCAAGATGAAGGCGGTCGACAACCGCGACAAGAACTACACGGCCGCGAAGGTCGCCTCGCGGATGAAGCAGGTGCAGGACAATATCGACCGATATCTCGACGCGCTTGATCGTACCGATCGCGAAGAAAACGACATTGCCGAGCCGAAAGCGAAGCGCCTGACGGAGAAGATTGCCCGGTTGCGCGCGCAGTTGCGCGATCTCGCCGCACGCGAAGAGGAAGTCCAGAATGCGCCGGACCAGCAGGTATCGCTGACCGATCCGGACGCCCGCGCCATGGCGAGTGCGGGGCGCGGCACGAGCATCGTCGGCTACAATTTGCAGGCGGCCGTCGATGCCGAGCATCACCTCATTGTCGCGCACGAGCTTTTGAATATCGGATATGACCGCGGGCAACTTGCTCCCATGGCGGCGAAAGCCAAGGACGCCATGGGCGTGGAGGCTTTGGATGCCATGGCCGACAGGGGCTATTTCAAGGGCGAGGACATCCGGACCTGCGAGGGAATGGGCGTTACCGCCTTCGTGCCCAGGCCGCTGACCTCGGGGGCAAAAGCGCAAGGCCGCTTCGGAAAGCAGGACTTCTTCTATCTGGAGCAGGAAAACGTCTATCGATGTCCCGCAGGCAAAGATCTGATCTATCGGTACACGTCGGTCGAGGACGGCATGACGCTCCATAGCTACTGGAGCTCGAACTGCCAGACCTGCGCGCTTCATGACCAATGCACGACCGGCAAGGAACGGCGGGTTAGACGATGGGAGCATGAGGCCGTCGTTGAAGCAATGGAACGCCGCCTCGATCGTAGGCCAGAGGCGATGCGAATCCGCCGACAGACGGTCGAGCATCCGTTCGGCACGCTGAAATCCTGGATGGGCTCGACCCACTTCCAAATGAAGACGCTAAAACACGTCAGAACGGAAGCCAGTCTCCACATTCTGGCCTATAACTTTAAAAGGCTGGTCGGCATCCTCGGTGTCCAGCCACTGATCGCAGCCATCCAGCGCTGA